The Castanea sativa cultivar Marrone di Chiusa Pesio chromosome 4, ASM4071231v1 sequence aatttataaattatataataaataatatttaattgacacaaaatttaacatattccCTTACAATAGgtaaagtttaaaataataaaacagaaTTGACAATgataaaaagattttattagCAAAAGCTGGAATTTTCCCAAACGAAACATTGACAAAGACAGGTTAAAAAGGCAGCCGAATTTGACCACTCTTCTAGACGTAGCTATATGTATTTTAGGACCTATATTTAGCAAGTTTATTaagtttaaacattaaaaaaaaaaaaaaaaagcaaggcTAGGCAAGCACGGGGatctcaatttcaaaattacttTGCACATAAACTCATGGGAAGAAAGTTTTGACTCCTCTCCGCATATTGAATTGATTTCATTGTTGAGAGAAAGTATCTACTACTGGTGGAGTGGAAACAAATGCTTTCAGTCCCACCTGATAAAAATGACATCATTAATATTCTATCTTATTATTTAGCTAcaacgaaaaaagaaaagaaaatagtactCCTGTCCTATCTAtgttaaaaattacaaaacaaaaaacaagtcCTGAACAGAAATGTCTTACAATTTACAAATCCAGAAGAAGTCACACTTGTGTTGTGCCTTTGCTCTGTTCGGTCAGAAGAGGGGAAAAACGACAACAACCCCAACAAACTTTTCTCATTGATCTCACAACTCACTCACAAGTAAGTCCCATAAATCTCTTAGAACTTGAAGATATCAAtccttttgtgttttttttttttttttccatgtttttCTCATGTTTGCTTTCTTCAGAGATCTGAGCTCTCAAAGATCTCTTTGACCCATATAATGCCAGCCAGCTACGgataaacttattaaaaaaaatttgagatttttagtGACCCTTTTGCCATTTTTGGTCTTTGGAGTTTGGATATTGTTTATTGGTGTAGGAATTACTAAGATGGATGGAGATAATAGTTTGAATATGCGTAATTGGGGTTACTATGAACCACCAACACCATCTCTTAAAGGCCATCTTGGTCTTCAGCTCATGTCCTCCATGCCCCAAGAACAACTCATCAGGGGACGCAATGCTATGGTCATTGCCACGGGAAATAATGGAACTTTTCACCATAGGGATATTGGGGCTACACATTCTGCATTCCCCATGGACTACATGAGGGATGCTTGGATTaatcaaagagagaaatatattAATGTGTTACCCACACCAAACCCTGGTTATTCAGTTTTGCCCGAGACATCCTCCTCTCATCATATGCAGATGGTTCAACAACCACCTGATATGTCCAAGGATGAAAGGATGGTTAGTGTAGAAGAGACGGGTGTTGCGAACGAAAATGGACCTATTAAGAAAAGGCAGGCAGCAAAAGccccaaaaaccccaaaagagAAGAAGGCTAAGAGAGCCCCGCGTGCACCTAAGGCTGAGAGTAGTCCCTCCGCTCCACGAGCAAGGTCTACCACTAGGAAAACCACTGAGATTGTTATAAGTGGGGTTGATATATCCGGGATTCCAATACCAGTTTGTTCTTGTACGGGGACACCTCAGCATTGTTATCGATGGGGCTCTGGTGGGTGGCAATCTGCATGTTGTACCACTGGTATGTCAATGTATCCCTTGCCAATGAGTACCAAACGGCGTGGAGCAAGGATTGCTGGTAGAAAAATGAGTATAGGAGCTTTCAAGAAGGTATTAGAGAAACTTGCGGCAGAAGGTTACAACTTCTCTAATCCGATCGATTTAAGGACCCACTGGGCTAAACATGGTACGAACAAGTTTGTGACCATCAGGTAGATGTCTTCGCTGAATCTTCATATGTTGCATTCAGCATGTTTCTCTTGTTTATATGTATGCAACCTGTAGCAGAGAGCCTTCTGAGTTAGTTCCTGATATGTCATTCTATTGTCCATTCCTCTTGACATTTACATCTTACAGGAAAGGGATGTAATGAGCAATGTATTGAATTCCTGCAGTAAAAGCTTTTTTTCTGACCTAAAAATTTGATgttcaaaatgaattttttttttttactattatcatTTATTGCCGACTAATTTTCATAGAGATATGGCTCTATTGCTTCACATTTATACTTTTTAGTCATTTgctttaaataatgttttatatttaataagttttaatgTTTCTGTTTGGTAATCGACCTATTTAATGGGTGATACGAATGTTTATTTAGAAGCTAACAACTTACACCCAATCAtctattgtataattttttttttttcaattataatcaCCTCTAAACTTAATAGTCTGTATGCTTATTGAGTTTGAGGACATGAGAGAACTTCCtgatccataacattttcagtCTTTCCCCAAAGCAAACCAAACATAGGGCTAAGggattttgttcttattttaacaaaatttgtggTATACTTCCTGTATATGAGTTgtagtatttaatattttgaattcATGGTGGATTAAGTAAGGAAATGAGTTGCCAATAGTGCTAGTACCTAAGCAAAATTCCAATTATTTGAAAACTTCTCCTAAGATGACCTAGGTGTTTTTCTAaagattataatttaaatttttattctataGATTTAAACTCCCTGTTACACATTAAAACTGATTTATTGTTCACAAGCTGGTGGAAGCCAGCAAGGCAGGACTTATGCAAATAAGTTGGAGCCTAGCTACTATTAGTTACCATCCCAAAAAAGTTTAATGGTCCCATTTTTGAGATGTGTCCAGCATCATCATGCCTTACATTGAGTAGAGAAGAAGATTTCAAGTTTGAGCCTTATATTGTTTGTTAAGCATGCAATTTTAGACATGGCAACAAACCTTAAGCTGAGTTTTCTCAGAGTGAggaaaaataatgcaaaatttgaaggggcacaaaaaatttaatgaagtAAGTTTTTTTGGAAATCAATAAGGCTAGAACAACTTGTTAGCTTTCTAGTTGAATTTATTGCAATCAAGTTCTGTGTCTGAGGAAAGGTAAAATCTGCTAGGGTTTTTCTCACATACaagtattttgtaatttttgcccGAGGGTAATTTGGTCTTTTTGATGTTTCCAATCTAGCAGCTTGTAGttggttttggattttctttcttGTGCTTTTGTATTAGGTTGGGGATTTATGGGTCTTTTGGATTTACTTTAAAGTTCATTATAATGATTGGGACTGACTTGGTTACCAAGTTTGGTTGGTAGCATCCTATATGCTGAAATATTTGTGGGGGGAGGAATgaacttttttctctttgcgGTGCAATTATGTGAGGTTTGAAGCTATTAATTTGGATGTGTGTTGCAGCTATATTAGATGTATCTGATGATCTTGGATGTAATGCTCAAGAACCCTAGGTGTAATGGCTGTGTTTATACTGTCTTCTTGTTCTTTTGCTTACTTTCTATCTGCTGTATTTTAAGTTCTAGCCAGTGTACTAGTCTCTATATAAAACCATATTCCTATCTTTTTCTCACTTATCCTAGCATCTTAGCTTGTTCTGTAAAATAGCATCACAATCCATATTTGTCGTGTTTTGGTGCTGAAACTAGAGATTCTCCATCCTGTTTTGGTCTTGCACCTGCTGTCCTGTGTCAAGTAAATTTCAGATCTGTCCTATAGCAGTTGTAGCTCTCTTTGTGATGcatctaaaaaaatagaagaagaagaagaagaagaagaagaagaatataacGAGGTCTATATATTCCTTGAAAGATAAAACTATATGTACGTGTTGTCTATGTGTATAAGAATATTCCTATATGCCTACATGTCTGGTCCTGCTGTCTCAACACTTGTTCTTTTTGCCTTATCCTAATGCCTTTAGCTTCAAAAATCATGTTCCTCTTCCTTGTGTGTTCATTGGActgtttaaaaaagaagaagaagaagaagaatataacCAGGTCTATATATTCCTTTAAACTATATGTATGTGTTGTCTATGtatttcttacctatcaaaaaaaaaaaaaaatgtattgtcTATGTGTAAGTATATTCCTATATGCCTACATGTCTGGTCCTGCTGGCTCAAAGCTtgttcttttttcctttattttaagggcaaattacaacttatttaTTTGTGGTTTGGCCGAATTTAAATTGCCTAtctgtggtttaaaatttgacactttacccacctaaagtttgaccaaaatttaagttgtctgcCTATGATTTGAAATCCCATGATGCAAGTATTATgttggattatttttttaatcttatttgatattgtgtttttatgttttttgtgtttttggaggaaagagacataaaaatggaagaaaattacatatttagccatgtttttaacaaaggtgggttaaagaaatctaattgagctaaccttaggtgggtaaagtgtcaaatttcaaattacatgaaggcaacttaaatttcggccCAACCAtaggtgggtaagttgtaatttgcccttaTTTTAATAATGTCTTTAGCTTAGAAAATCATGTTCCTCTTCCTTGtgtcttccttttcttcttgctCATCCAATATCCttttattatctcttttttctttctaattatACACTGTCTTTCTTATCCATGCACATTTAAGATTGAATGCAACCAGTGTTTCTGGTTCTAACATATTAAGAAGTACAATGAATTCTTCACTTTTAGACATCTGAAGGTATATGGGCACGCATAAAGTACTtctataacttaaaaaaattcattatagtTCTTTATGCTTTGCCccaaaaaagaagttatttaCGCCTTGAATTTGAGATTTGCATGGACAGAAAGATGTATGAAGGCACATTCTTATTTGTAATAGttgcatacacacacacacacataaaataaaaagttgataaCAATGAATTTGGATGAAGGATAGGAGAAAAGAGTAGAAAGAAGAGGATGGGGtggtttttggttgtttttaaaGGAAGGGGTGAGCAGGTTTGAGGGCTTTTGGAGGGATAAGATACTGCTCtaaacccctcatttttaactCCCCCAAACTGAGGGCTTTTGCCCttatgatgtgtgtgtgtgtgtgtatatatatatatttaaaatgagtgtttatggagagagagagagatctctACATAAACActcattttaaatttagatgTGTATATTTGTTGTTCTGTGAACCTTGAAATTTACACTTCAAAGTGgttgttgttatttatttatttatttttttcttttaaggaatAAGTTTGGTAATGGTTTGAGTTGAATGGCTGGGTTCATTTTTGGTGTTCCTGCAGATTGAGAATGGCTCTCTAATTTGAAAGTTTATGTGTTGGGCATTGACACAATGGCATAAGCTTTTATGTGAATGTCAAAATtgaaaccagaaaaaaaaaatgttatttcaaTGAAACCCAAGTACCCTTTTTTTACTTGATTCAAAGATGGCCTTTTTGGAACCTTGATTCACTTGTGaagcaataaaaatgataaacattATGATGTTTGACAGTTCTTCGTAGTTCAGTATGGAAATTCAGTGAAAACTGTGTATCAGTGGAGCGtttcttctttatattattGGTCTGTCTGTTTTATATCTTATCATTTCCTCTCATtcccattttaaattttaaaacattcaaacataAGAGAGGACAAATATTTATCTCCCCCTACTTAATTTCTAGAACTTTCAAACGAGGGGAATGGACTCCTCTCATTTTCCCTCAtaccctctactctcctctcccttCAAACTTTCAAACACTCTAAAAGGTAAATTGTTATGAAAGATGAATGACTATTTTCCAGCTAAGATTCCTATTATCTATTTCAAGACTGTTAGTGCCACTGCCAGCATAGTTCCTATGCTGTCAACATATGATACATGgactaaaatttattatatgtcCATACTTGCTGAGAAAATTGTTGCATCATGAGACATTGTAGATTGCAGCAAAATAACTTTGCAGTGTATATGTTTAGATCCAACTTACCTCTGCAAAGTGTAATTGAGAACTTCTTGCGTTGTGACCCCATGGTCTGGAGCTGTGCTCTCCTTGGAGGTGTCCCTAGAGTCCAGCTAGAACCTCAAAGTTGGGGCGGGATTCTATCTTATGGGTTAGGATTAGGTTATTGCAAGATTTAACATGTTGGAAATCTGTGTAAATAGTTTAGATATAAGTTTTGCCTGTTTTTCCCATATTTTTGTTTAACAAGCGTGAaatgcctctttttttttttggattggccTGAATCATAATTGAAGCTTCTTGCTTTTACCTTATAGGATTGGCACTGTAATGGGCATGTTAGCCATAACTACTTTTGAAGCTGATGTTCtataagagttaaaaaaaaaaaaaaaaatcaagtgttTTAACAAGTGGAGCAGAGGGATTGAAACCCTTATTCTCCTTATATAGGAGTCTGGGCAATGCCATTGAGCTACAAGCTCCTGGCAGTATGCTATAAGACTAATGCAGCTTGGCAGCTTGGCAGCTTGCTGTTACAGTTAACAACAGTATCCAGGTTAAGCTCAGTTAGTTTTTAGCTTGTTAAAGCAGTGTAATTTTTTCTGAGTTGTATGATTGAGAACTTT is a genomic window containing:
- the LOC142630265 gene encoding protein BASIC PENTACYSTEINE2-like, which codes for MDGDNSLNMRNWGYYEPPTPSLKGHLGLQLMSSMPQEQLIRGRNAMVIATGNNGTFHHRDIGATHSAFPMDYMRDAWINQREKYINVLPTPNPGYSVLPETSSSHHMQMVQQPPDMSKDERMVSVEETGVANENGPIKKRQAAKAPKTPKEKKAKRAPRAPKAESSPSAPRARSTTRKTTEIVISGVDISGIPIPVCSCTGTPQHCYRWGSGGWQSACCTTGMSMYPLPMSTKRRGARIAGRKMSIGAFKKVLEKLAAEGYNFSNPIDLRTHWAKHGTNKFVTIR